One window of the Gopherus evgoodei ecotype Sinaloan lineage unplaced genomic scaffold, rGopEvg1_v1.p scaffold_36_arrow_ctg1, whole genome shotgun sequence genome contains the following:
- the LOC115641886 gene encoding olfactory receptor 52N2-like, with protein sequence MAAFNLTLSESSMFILAGIPGLEAAHVWISIPFSIFYIIGLLANFTVLFIVGKEQTLQKPMYLLLCMLALTDIISSTSFVPKALCIFWFNMKSITVKGCLTQIFFFYALSTIHSAVLVTMAFDRYVAICSPLRYATILTNARIAKLGLVSFIRAVLFILPLPLLLSRQPFCANRIIPHTYCDHIAVAKMSCGDITASRVYGLVMAFVIIGFDLLLIGLSYGLIIRAILRISSKEAHQKALNTCTAHICALLMIYPVGLFSSLTHRFGQGIAPHVHIILSNLSYLLPPMLNPIIYGIKTKELRDNVLKYICRMYSPRAVDFKPA encoded by the coding sequence ATGGCAGCTTTCAACCTCACCCTCTCTGAGTCTTCAATGTTCATCTTAGCTGGCATCCCTGGCCTGGAAGCTGCCCATgtctggatttccatccctttctcaATATTCTACATTATAGGTCTGTTGGCAAATTTCACAGTTCTGTTTATTGTAGGCAAAGAGCAGACCCTGCAGAAGCCGATGTACCTGCTGCTTTGCATGTTGGCGCTCACAGACATCATCTCATCTACTTCCTTCGTGCCAAAGGCATtgtgtatattttggttcaatATGAAAAGCATTACTGTGAAGGGCTGCCTCACCCAGATATTCTTCTTTTACGCACTTTCTACTATACACTCAGCTGTGCTAGTGACAATGGCCTTCGATCGCTACGTTGCCATATGCAGTCCTCTGAGATATGCCACCATCCTCACCAATGCACGAATAGCTAAGCTAGGGCTAGTGAGTTTCATAAGAGCCGTACTCTtcattctgcccctgcccctgcttctgagcagacagccattctgtgccaaccGCATTATCCCCCACACGTACTGTGACCACATAGCGGTGGCAAAGATGTCATGTGGTGACATCACAGCCAGCAGAGTGTATGGCTTGGTGATGGCATTTGTAATCATTGGATTTGACCTGTTGCTCATTGGCTTGTCCTATGGTTTGATCATCAGGGCCATCCTCAGAATCTCCTCCAAAGAAGCCCACCAGAAAGCCCTCAACACCTGCACAGCTCACATCTGTGCGCTACTGATGATTTATCCTGTTGGACTTTTCTCCAGTCTGACACACAGATTTGGCCAGGGCATTGCACCACACGTTCACATCATCTTGTCGAACCTCAGTTACCTCCTTCCCCCCATGCTCAACCCTATCATTTATGGCATCAAAACCAAAGAGCTTCGTGACAATGTGCTCAAATACATCTGCAGAATGTACTCACCTCGTGCTGTTGACTTTAAACCTGCGTGA